One Luoshenia tenuis DNA window includes the following coding sequences:
- a CDS encoding zinc ribbon domain-containing protein: MQERYCQCCGMPLGQGEEMLGNEADGRKNQDYCKYCYVDGSFTADCTMDEMIEFCVSPMVASNPGMNEDAAREAMRAYFPKLKRWRKD, from the coding sequence ATGCAAGAGAGATATTGCCAGTGCTGCGGCATGCCCCTGGGGCAGGGCGAAGAGATGTTGGGCAACGAGGCCGATGGGCGCAAAAACCAGGATTACTGCAAGTATTGTTATGTGGATGGCAGCTTTACGGCGGATTGCACCATGGATGAGATGATCGAGTTTTGCGTATCGCCCATGGTGGCCTCCAACCCGGGTATGAACGAGGACGCGGCGCGGGAGGCTATGCGAGCCTATTTTCCCAAGCTCAAGCGTTGGCGCAAAGATTAA
- the fucO gene encoding lactaldehyde reductase translates to MANRIMLNETSYHGAGAIGEIASEAKARGFKKALVCSDPDLIQFGVTKKVTDVLDAAGLQYEIYSDIKANPTIDNVRHGVEAFKAAGADYIVAIGGGSSMDTAKAIGIIATNPEFADVRSLEGVAPTKKPCAPIIAVPTTAGTAAEVTINYVITDVERKRKFVCVDPHDMPVVAIVDPDMMASMPKGLTASTGMDALTHAIEGYITKAAWEMTDMFHIKAIELIAKSLRGAVDNTQQGRDGMALAQYIAGMGFSNVGLGIAHSMAHTLGAVYDTPHGVACAMMLPIVMEYNAPCTGEKYRQIAQAMGVQGVEGMSQEEYRKAAVEAVAKLSADVGIPAKLPALKEEDLQFLAESAFADACCPGNPRDTSVEELKDLFRKLM, encoded by the coding sequence ATGGCAAACCGTATCATGCTCAACGAAACATCTTACCACGGCGCAGGGGCGATTGGGGAGATCGCTTCCGAGGCAAAGGCACGGGGTTTTAAAAAGGCGCTGGTCTGCTCGGATCCGGACCTGATCCAGTTTGGCGTTACCAAAAAGGTGACCGATGTGTTAGACGCGGCGGGGCTTCAATATGAAATCTATTCCGATATCAAGGCTAACCCCACCATCGACAACGTGCGCCACGGCGTAGAGGCCTTTAAGGCGGCGGGGGCCGATTATATTGTGGCCATTGGCGGCGGCTCCTCCATGGATACCGCAAAAGCGATCGGCATTATCGCCACCAATCCTGAGTTTGCGGATGTGCGCAGCCTGGAGGGCGTAGCGCCTACGAAAAAGCCCTGCGCCCCCATCATCGCGGTACCCACCACGGCGGGCACCGCGGCCGAGGTCACCATTAATTACGTCATAACCGATGTGGAACGCAAGCGCAAGTTCGTCTGTGTGGACCCCCATGATATGCCGGTGGTCGCCATCGTCGATCCGGACATGATGGCGTCCATGCCCAAAGGGCTGACCGCTTCCACCGGGATGGATGCGCTGACCCACGCCATCGAGGGCTATATCACCAAAGCCGCCTGGGAGATGACCGACATGTTCCACATCAAGGCCATCGAGCTGATCGCCAAATCCCTGCGCGGCGCGGTGGACAATACCCAGCAGGGGCGCGATGGGATGGCGCTGGCCCAGTATATCGCCGGCATGGGCTTTTCTAACGTGGGGCTGGGCATCGCCCACTCCATGGCGCATACCCTGGGCGCGGTGTACGATACGCCCCACGGCGTGGCCTGTGCGATGATGCTGCCCATCGTAATGGAATACAATGCGCCCTGCACGGGAGAGAAGTACCGCCAGATCGCCCAGGCCATGGGCGTGCAGGGCGTAGAGGGCATGAGCCAGGAGGAATACCGTAAGGCCGCGGTAGAGGCTGTGGCCAAACTCTCGGCCGATGTAGGCATCCCCGCCAAGCTGCCCGCACTTAAAGAGGAGGATCTGCAATTCCTGGCCGAATCCGCCTTTGCGGATGCCTGCTGCCCCGGTAACCCCAGGGATACCAGCGTTGAGGAATTAAAAGACCTCTTCCGCAAGCTGATGTAA